One genomic region from Gallaecimonas pentaromativorans encodes:
- a CDS encoding glutathione S-transferase family protein, which yields MGVLVNGQWQDKWYDTQKSGGEFKREAAQLRNWVTADGSPGPSGDGGFAAESGRYHLYVSLACPWAHRTLIFRKLKGLESHIPVSVVSYLMLEDGWTFDKDTGSSGDALFDQSFLHQLYTRNKADYSGRVTVPVLWDTHSNRIVSNESAEIIRMFNSAFNELTGNERDFYPEALAGEIDDINAIVYDNINNGVYKAGFATSQEAYEAAYDNVFATLDALEDRLARQRYLVGKHLTEADWRLFTSLIRFDAVYHGHFKCNRQKLSEFPHLFEYVKELYQYPGISETVDFTHIKGHYYGSHRTINPTAVVPKGPDLDWLIPHQREGV from the coding sequence ATGGGAGTTCTGGTCAACGGCCAATGGCAGGACAAGTGGTACGACACCCAAAAAAGCGGTGGCGAGTTCAAGCGTGAAGCGGCGCAGCTGCGTAACTGGGTAACCGCAGACGGCAGCCCCGGCCCCAGCGGTGACGGCGGCTTTGCTGCCGAAAGTGGCCGCTATCATCTGTATGTGTCCCTGGCCTGCCCCTGGGCCCACCGCACCCTGATTTTTCGCAAGTTAAAGGGCCTTGAGAGCCATATTCCGGTGTCGGTGGTGAGCTACCTGATGCTCGAAGACGGCTGGACTTTTGATAAAGATACCGGCTCCAGCGGCGATGCGCTCTTTGACCAATCCTTCCTGCACCAGCTCTACACCCGCAACAAGGCCGACTACTCGGGGCGGGTAACGGTGCCGGTGTTGTGGGACACCCACAGCAACCGCATCGTCTCCAATGAATCGGCGGAAATTATCCGCATGTTCAACAGCGCCTTTAACGAACTGACCGGTAACGAGCGTGATTTCTACCCCGAGGCCCTGGCCGGGGAGATAGACGACATCAACGCCATTGTTTACGACAACATCAATAACGGCGTTTACAAGGCCGGTTTTGCCACCAGTCAAGAGGCCTACGAAGCGGCCTATGACAATGTCTTTGCCACCCTCGACGCGTTGGAAGACCGCCTGGCGCGCCAGCGCTACCTGGTGGGCAAGCACCTGACCGAGGCGGACTGGCGGCTCTTTACCAGCCTTATCCGTTTTGACGCGGTCTACCACGGCCACTTTAAGTGCAACCGCCAAAAGCTCAGCGAATTCCCGCACCTGTTTGAGTACGTTAAAGAGCTCTACCAGTACCCCGGCATCAGCGAGACCGTGGATTTCACCCACATCAAGGGGCACTACTACGGCTCGCACCGCACCATCAACCCCACAGCTGTGGTGCCCAAGGGGCCGGATCTTGACTGGCTCATACCCCATCAGCGCGAAGGGGTATGA
- a CDS encoding phosphoethanolamine transferase → MFRKSLTWAVLSALLIVIVGNLVLYGKIAALPIPIAERIDMGLVVSWLVTGVITLLLMLFTFKPLFKPVVSVLFFITSMATYFTWSYGIGIDQDMIRNVMETDTAEVSDLVSPALIGVILAVVALLVLFWRLPLTYPKGLRGLGVRGIWLVAALVATVAVPWMQYDLLAGTVRNYRELRHDVSPANWMVGTSKYVASLTRAPLKHQQLGLDATLEKPVRPRLVVMVVGETARADDFGLNGSRNDTTPELAKAGVVNFPKLTSCGTATAISVPCMFSYENQSNFDVEKSKYSDNVLDILARAGVDVVWRDNNSGCKDVCTRVSYQTVESLEQPGNCNKECFDMGLLYQLDKVLPPKPRDVLIVLHMMGSHGPAYYKRYPPEFERFKPVCKSNEPKDCSQEALTNTYDNSILYSDHVLAQLIGFLKTVKGYDTGMLYLSDHGESLGEYGIYLHGAPRWMAPPQQTHIPGITWLSAGLQQQLGVDEQCLQKRADMPHSQDDIFHSLLGIMGVKTKLYQNANDWYSSCPGLQLAGTSQQQKPLEQ, encoded by the coding sequence ATGTTCCGTAAATCGCTCACCTGGGCGGTGCTGTCTGCACTGCTTATCGTTATTGTTGGTAACTTGGTGCTGTACGGCAAAATTGCCGCGCTGCCCATTCCCATTGCCGAGCGGATCGACATGGGCCTGGTGGTGTCCTGGCTGGTTACCGGCGTCATCACGCTGCTGCTGATGCTTTTTACCTTCAAACCCCTGTTTAAACCTGTGGTGTCGGTGCTGTTTTTCATCACTTCCATGGCCACCTATTTCACCTGGAGCTACGGCATTGGTATCGACCAGGACATGATCCGTAACGTCATGGAAACCGATACCGCCGAAGTCTCCGATCTGGTCAGCCCCGCCCTTATTGGTGTGATCCTGGCGGTGGTGGCGCTGCTGGTGTTGTTCTGGCGCTTGCCCCTGACCTACCCCAAAGGCCTGCGCGGCCTGGGTGTACGCGGCATCTGGCTGGTGGCAGCGTTGGTGGCAACGGTTGCCGTGCCCTGGATGCAATATGACCTGCTGGCCGGTACTGTGCGTAACTACCGCGAGCTGCGTCATGACGTCAGCCCCGCCAACTGGATGGTGGGTACCAGCAAGTACGTAGCCAGCCTGACCCGCGCACCGCTCAAGCATCAGCAACTGGGCCTGGATGCCACCCTGGAAAAACCGGTGCGGCCACGGCTGGTCGTGATGGTGGTGGGGGAAACCGCCCGCGCTGATGATTTTGGCCTCAATGGCTCTCGGAACGATACCACCCCTGAACTGGCCAAGGCCGGTGTCGTGAACTTTCCCAAGCTGACGTCCTGCGGCACCGCCACCGCCATCTCCGTGCCTTGTATGTTCTCTTATGAAAACCAGAGCAATTTTGACGTAGAGAAATCCAAATACAGTGACAACGTGCTGGATATCCTGGCTCGAGCCGGGGTCGATGTGGTCTGGCGCGACAACAACTCCGGCTGTAAGGATGTCTGTACCCGGGTGAGCTACCAAACGGTGGAGAGCCTGGAGCAACCCGGCAACTGCAACAAAGAGTGCTTTGATATGGGGCTGCTTTATCAGCTCGACAAAGTGCTACCGCCTAAGCCTCGTGACGTGCTCATTGTGCTGCACATGATGGGCAGCCATGGCCCGGCCTATTACAAGCGTTATCCGCCGGAATTTGAGCGTTTCAAGCCCGTTTGCAAAAGTAACGAGCCTAAGGATTGTAGCCAGGAAGCGCTCACTAATACCTACGACAACTCTATTCTCTACTCCGACCATGTGCTGGCGCAGTTGATTGGCTTTTTGAAAACCGTCAAAGGCTATGACACCGGCATGCTGTACCTGTCTGACCACGGCGAGTCCCTTGGCGAATACGGCATCTACCTGCACGGCGCGCCGCGCTGGATGGCGCCGCCCCAGCAGACCCATATTCCCGGTATCACCTGGCTATCCGCCGGCCTGCAGCAGCAACTGGGAGTGGACGAACAGTGCCTGCAAAAACGGGCCGACATGCCCCACTCCCAGGACGATATCTTCCACTCCTTGCTGGGGATCATGGGCGTAAAAACCAAGCTTTACCAAAACGCCAATGACTGGTACAGCAGCTGCCCCGGCTTGCAACTGGCGGGAACGTCGCAACAACAAAAACCGCTGGAACAGTAA
- a CDS encoding NADPH-dependent FMN reductase translates to MTRPKLVFLAGSARKDSLNKKLAAYAAKVADQHGADVTLVDLADYPMPLYDGDLEATDGIPANAKALRDLFAGHDGFCIASPEYNSAFSPLLKNTIDWMSRPDGAVPGLVAFHGKTAQLLATSPGGLGGLRGLVMLRMLLGNIGVLVMPDQLAIPAGHEAFDADGSLKAGPFKEMLAGQLSHFVARSKA, encoded by the coding sequence ATGACTAGACCCAAGCTCGTGTTCCTGGCCGGTTCCGCCAGGAAAGACTCTCTCAATAAAAAGCTCGCCGCCTATGCCGCCAAAGTCGCTGACCAGCATGGCGCCGACGTTACCCTGGTAGACCTCGCAGACTACCCCATGCCTCTTTATGACGGCGACTTGGAAGCCACTGACGGGATCCCGGCCAATGCCAAGGCGCTGCGCGACCTTTTTGCTGGCCATGACGGCTTTTGTATCGCCTCCCCCGAATACAACTCGGCCTTCAGTCCTTTGCTGAAAAACACCATCGACTGGATGTCCCGCCCCGACGGTGCCGTGCCCGGCCTTGTCGCCTTTCACGGCAAGACCGCGCAGTTGCTGGCCACCAGCCCGGGTGGCCTTGGCGGCCTTCGTGGCCTGGTGATGCTGCGGATGCTGCTGGGTAATATCGGCGTGCTGGTGATGCCTGACCAACTGGCCATCCCCGCCGGCCACGAGGCCTTTGATGCCGACGGCAGCCTTAAAGCGGGCCCCTTCAAAGAGATGTTGGCTGGCCAGCTTTCCCACTTTGTGGCGCGCAGCAAGGCCTGA
- a CDS encoding YaiI/YqxD family protein: MTIWVDADACPRVIKDILFRAAERTQTQVILVANQSLAVPPGKWVRSITVPKGFDIADNHIAAEVQKGDLVVTADIPLAAEVMEKGAQALNPRGELYRDDTIRQRLNMRDFMDTLRASGIQTGGPPPISQSDRQDFANALDRYLQQQAKP; the protein is encoded by the coding sequence ATGACCATCTGGGTTGACGCCGACGCCTGCCCCCGGGTTATCAAGGACATTCTTTTTCGCGCCGCCGAGCGCACCCAAACGCAGGTAATCCTGGTTGCCAACCAGTCATTGGCGGTGCCGCCCGGCAAGTGGGTGCGCAGCATCACCGTGCCCAAGGGCTTTGATATTGCCGACAACCATATCGCCGCCGAGGTGCAAAAAGGCGATTTGGTGGTCACCGCCGACATCCCACTGGCCGCCGAAGTCATGGAAAAAGGCGCCCAGGCTCTTAACCCGCGCGGCGAGCTGTACCGCGACGACACCATCCGCCAGCGCCTTAACATGCGCGATTTTATGGACACCTTGCGTGCCAGCGGCATTCAAACCGGCGGGCCGCCGCCCATCAGCCAGAGCGACCGCCAGGACTTTGCCAACGCCCTGGACCGCTACCTTCAACAGCAAGCTAAACCCTAA